One region of Bactrocera neohumeralis isolate Rockhampton chromosome 5, APGP_CSIRO_Bneo_wtdbg2-racon-allhic-juicebox.fasta_v2, whole genome shotgun sequence genomic DNA includes:
- the LOC126760598 gene encoding ADP-ribosylation factor-related protein 1, with protein MYTLLHGFYKYLTQKEEYCVVILGLDNAGKTTYLEAAKTKFTKNYKGMNPAKITTTVGLNIGTIDVSGVRLNFWDLGGQQELQSLWDKYYQESHGVIYVIDSNDRERMDESKEIFDKMIKNELLSGVPLLILANKQDLPDVMGVRDIKPVFQQSGALIGRRDCLTMPVSALTGEGVNEGIKWLVEAIKRHSIVRPPREND; from the exons ATGTACACATTATTACATGGCTTCTATAAATACCTCACACAAAAGGAAGAATACTGTGTAGTTATATTAGGTCTTGACAACGCTGGAAAAACG aCATATTTAGAAGCagctaaaacaaaattcaccaaAAACTACAAAGGTATGAATCCAGCTAAAATCACCACAACGGTAGGCTTGAATATTGGCACAATAGATGTGTCGGGAGTACGGCTGAATTTCTGGGATTTAGGAGGACAGCAAGAATTACAATCTCTATGGGATAAATACTACCAGGAGTCACACGGTGTGATTTATGTGATAGACTCAAATGATCGTGAGCGTATGGACGAGTCAAAGGAAATTTTTG ataaaatgattaaaaacgaATTGCTCTCAGGAGTTCCACTACTAATTCTTGCTAATAAGCAGGATCTGCCCGATGTTATGGGTGTACGTGACATAAAACCAGTATTTCAACAATCTGGCGCGCTTATAGGCCGTCGTGACTGTCTGACAATGCCAGTGTCAGCGCTTACGgg tGAAGGTGTAAATGAGGGTATTAAATGGTTAGTTGAAGCCATTAAACGACATTCCATAGTGCGTCCGCCGCGAGAGAACGATTGA
- the LOC126758550 gene encoding NECAP-like protein CG9132 — protein sequence MEYESVLIVKPEVFIYKIPPRASNRGYRAADWNLGEPTWTGRMRLVAKGTACNLKLEDKNTGALFANCPIDTYPGVAIEAVSDSSRYFVIRVQDDNGRSAFLGLGFGDRSDSFDLNVALQDHFKWVKNQEQIEKEKTEPKQQLDLGFKEGETIKINMRITKKDGSEGTGRAGKAKPSSGILPPPPGGIGKIAPPPSGASGSVRQSPGTSPAHKAPGGPGSEWTDYASAGGQPQQQQNAANANWVQF from the exons atggaatatgAAAGTGTTTTGATTGTAAAGCCAGaagtatttatttacaaaatccCACCACGCGCCAGCAACAGAGGTTACAG AGCTGCGGATTGGAATCTGGGCGAACCAACATGGACCGGTCGTATGCGTTTGGTGGCAAAAGGAACAGCATGTAATTTAAAGTTGGAAGATAAAAATACTGGCGCGCTTTTTGCCAATTGCCCAATTGATACATATCCTGGTGTTGCTATAGAAGCGGTTTCGGATAGTTCACGTTACTTCGTAATACGCGTACAAGATGATAacg GTCGTTCTGCCTTTTTGGGCCTGGGTTTTGGAGATCGTTCGGACTCTTTTGACCTGAATGTAGCATTACAAGATCACTTCAAATGGGTGAAAAATCAAGAGCAAATCGAGAAGGAGAAAACAGAGCCTAAGCAGCAACTTGATTTGGGATTCAAGGAAGGCGAAACCATTAAAATTAACATGCGAATAACA AAAAAAGATGGATCTGAAGGCACTGGTCGCGCTGGCAAAGCTAAGCCGTCATCTGGTATTTTGCCACCACCACCGGGGGGTATTGGCAAGATTGCACCACCGCCTTCAGGAGCTAGTGGCTCTGTACGACAGAGTCCGGGTACATCGCCTGCACATAAAGCCCCAGGTGGACCAGGCAGCGAATGGACGGATTACGCCTCAGCAGG TgggcaaccacaacaacaacaaaatgctgcTAACGCAAACTGGGTGCAATTCTAA
- the LOC126758722 gene encoding zinc finger protein 436 yields MTPGNKANSDSDLESVISFQDVPKPRRNSTGPKYVCTIEGCGKSFKRLDHLDRHEYHHTGIKKHYCIYDGCDKVYSILTHLKRHLRTTHERVGPPVKNVPCQIPGCLKMFQSEANMYRHIREVHENPKIYPCSFCSEKFTQKLKLRRHEIQTHTGEYPYICEKCSRGFYQQWEHERHVPSCKVYICANCNLKFDKWTKYVKHCKEKQHGRKYYQCEQCERVYGKPSELQKHIAAKHMDEEKKMNFKCNNCERSYAYERNLKQHIRIAHGGKRFECAEPGCERIFSSGQNLAKHLERDHSTSTEKKSEVSKGNKKPNIKSTRKKRKDAGQSIMSNLSKFSGIAVDKNFDVLLRKREDIALDIAADVLAKDQSESDESEDNLPLSQLTQVNKDEGLENLMTAVLADV; encoded by the exons ATGACTCCAGGAAATAAAGCTAATTCAGATAGTGATTTGGAAAGTGTAATTTCTTTTCAAGATGTTCCGAAGCCACGTCGTAACAGCACTGGTCCCAAATATGTATGCACCATAGAGGGATGCGGCAAAAGTTTCAAGCGTCTGGATCATCTCGATCGGCATGAGTATCACCACACAGGAATT AAAAAACATTATTGCATATATGACGGCTGCGAtaaagtatattccattttgacgCACTTGAAACGTCATTTGCGTACTACACATGAACGAGTGGGGCCACCAGTGAAGAATGTGCCATGTCAGATACCCGGTTGTTTAAAAATGTTCCAGTCGGAGGCTAATATGTATCGACATATTCGGGAAGTTCATGAAAATCCTAAAATCTATCCTTGCTCGTTTTGTTCAGAAAAGTTcacgcaaaaattaaaattacgcAGGCACGAAATTCAAACGCACACTGGTGAATACCCTTATAT TTGTGAAAAGTGCTCAAGGGGATTTTATCAACAATGGGAACATGAACGACACGTTCCAAGCTGCAAAGTATACATTTGTGCCAATTGTAACTTGAAGTTTGATAAATGGACAAAATACGTTAAACATTGTAAAGAGAAGCAGCATGGACGCAAGTATTATCAGTGCGAACAATGTGAACGTGTGTATGGAAAACCCAGcgaattacaaaaacatatagcAGCTAAACATATGGACGAGGAgaagaaaatgaattttaaatgcaaCAATTGTGAACGTAGTTACGCCTATGAACGAAATTTAAAGCAACATATACGTATCGCACATGGAGGAAAACGTTTTGAATGTGCAGAGCCAGGTTGTGAACGTATTTTTAGTAGTGGACAAAATTTAGCAAAACATTTAGAGCGCGATCACTCTACTTCGACAGAAAAGAAAAGTGAAGTttcaaaaggaaataaaaagccTAATATTAAGAGTACACGTAAAAAGCGGAAGGATGCTGGCCAGTCTATTATGTCAAATCTATCAAAGTTCAGCGGTATAGCTGTCGATAAAAATTTTGACGTATTGCTTAGGAAACGTGAAGATATTGCTTTAGATATAGCAGCTGATGTATTGGCAAAGGATCAAAGTGAAAGCGACGAAAGTGAAGATAATTTACCACTTTCGCAATTAACGCAAGTGAATAAGGATGAGGGATTGGAAAACTTAATGACCGCTGTTTTGGCTGATGTCTGA
- the LOC126758724 gene encoding 39S ribosomal protein L22, mitochondrial, translating into MASLVKQFARLNITQRSLLQNSCKLLLPASHSLHTTDALSSKWNKANHGPRKWLVSNKTVHPPQKPDEEPRKAYVCHMRTNIKYSPDKMWYIASFVRGMSVDEAVKQLSFVLKKGATHVKEVILEAQEMAVKQHNVEYKSNLWIAESFVGKGRVFRGLRRHARGRQGIVEYKHCHYFVRLEEGEPPKDYYLPAQQTPEQQLEKWIEQMRSRKVINSL; encoded by the exons ATGGCATCTTTAGTGAAGCAATTCGCCCGCCTCAACATTACACAAAGAAGTCTGTTACAGAACTCCTGTAAACTGCTATTGCCGGCCAGCCATAGTTTACATACGACGGATGCTCTAAGCTCCAAATGGAATAAAGCGAATCATGGCCCACGCAAATGGTTGGTGAGCAATAAAACGGTACATCCACCTCAAAAACCCGATGAGGAACCGAGAAAAGCG tatgtctGCCATATGCGTACCAACATTAAATATAGTCCAGATAAAATGTGGTATATCGCTTCATTTGTGCGTGGCATGTCCGTCGATGAGGCTGTAAAGCAATTGAGTTTTGTGCTTAAGAAGGGCGCCACACATGTCAAAGAGGTGATTCTGGAAGCACAAGAAATGGCTGTTAAGCAGCACAACGTGGAATATAAGAGTAATTTATGGATTG CTGAGTCTTTCGTGGGTAAAGGACGTGTTTTTCGCGGTTTGCGTCGACACGCACGCGGACGTCAGGGCATAGTAGAATACAAACACTGTCATTATTTCGTTAGACTAGAAGAAGGTGAACCACCAAAGGATTACTATCTACCTGCACAACAAACGCCAGAACAACAGTTAGAGAAATGGATTGAACAAATGCGCAGTCGTAAAGTTATCAATTCGCTATAA